Within the Plasmodium relictum strain SGS1 genome assembly, chromosome: 12 genome, the region AAGAACCTTATATATTCTAATGGAATCTTTAAATAAATGCGTCATAGGgacaaaaatatttattaaagataaaaataaagtaattaAATGGCAATTAAAACAATATAATtgtattataatatatatatatgtgcaaaacattttaataatataatggATAATTTAAACTataaattttcctttttctatATACATAATTGAAgcatataatataatacaaataattaatatagataaattaaaatttttcaccttttttttttttttatttttataaaaaaagaatcataatctattatatatgtatataactatatctttttataatcataaaataataaatatataaattgtttatatgcttatttatatttaaaaaaataaaataaatgattttaaataattaggTATGGGCTAGTgctgaaataataaaagaagagGATGCAAATATAGTTGTTAAAACAGAAGATgatgaaataattaaattaaaggATAATGATGAATTTTATCTAAGGAATTTaggtttttttatttttatttcataactataaaacaaaatataaatatataaaaaaaaataaaaatatatttatatctatttatatattaacgTATGtatgtacatatatatacatgtatattttattttattttttttattctagaTATATTTGACTCAAGTGGGCTATCAGCACCGTCTGATTTAACTCAATTGACTCATTTACATGAAGCATCGATTTTACATAGCTTAAATCTCAGATTTGATATCGACGAAATTTATACTTTTACTGGTCCAATATTGATTGCTGTAAATCCttttaaaacaataaaaaatttatattgtgATAACATTCTAGCTAAACATGTGCAACCAATAAAATCAAAAAGCCCTCATATTTTTGCTACCTCTAATAGCGCTTATTTAGGAATGtgcaataataataaatcacAAACAATTTTAATAAGTGGAGAATCTGGTGCTGGGAAAACAGAGTCTACTAAATATGTAATGAAATTTTTAGCCTGCGCAGGTtcagatattaaaaaaagatcaTTAATTGAAAGCCAGGTTTTAGAAAGTAATCCTTTATTAGAAGCTTTTGGTAACGCTAGAACATTAAGGAACGATAATTCTAGTCGCTTTGGTAAGTATATAGAATTACAATTTTCATTAGATAatagaaattatataaaaggaaaattatGTGGAGCAAAAATTCTAACTTATTTGTTGGAAAAAGTTCGAGTATGTGATCAACAAGAAGGAGAAAGAAATTACCACATTTTTTATCAAATGTGCAAAGCAGCACAGTTTgctaaagaaaataaagaaaaagaaaatttttatttttttccttcaacaactaaatttaaaaatatgaataatgtAAAACCAATGGAATTGAATCTCACTAACTTTAAAAGTCATATCCACTTTCGTTATTTAACAAAATCTAGTGTTTATGAACTAAATGAAATTGATGAATTGGAACAGTTTGAGTCTACTATTTATGCTATGCAGACAATTGGGATAAGTGAAGAAGAACAATATCAAATATTTAAAGTGTTAGAAGGAATTCTATATATaggaaatattttatttaataatgatgaaaataaagaagaagcCAAAATCTTAGAAGTTTCAGatgatgatttaaaaaaagctGCTTTTTTTCTTGACGTAAACGAAGAAAAATTAAGAGATTCGTTATGTTATAAAACCATTATCGCAAATGATGAGCATTATAAAAAGCCAATTAACTCAAATATAGCCAATGATATTCGAGATGCATTGGCTAGAGCTATATATGGATGCTTGTTTTTAAAAGTAGTAGAAAGAACTAATGAATCGATAGGATTcataaaagatattaatttattttgtgGAGTTCTTGATATATTTGGTTTTGAATCTTTTCCTGTAAATTCTTTTGAACAGTTATGTATCAATTATACTAATGAATGCTTACagcaattttttaataattttattttcaaatgtgaagaaaaattatatatagaaGAAGGAATTAAATGGAATCCTTTAGATTTCCCTGATAACAAAGATTGCGTAGATATTTTAGAATCGAAGCCTTTTGGTATATTTTCTATGTTAGATGAAGAATGTCACATACCTTCAGGTAAAGACAAAACATTTTGCAGCAAAATAACTACTAAGCAcactaataataaaagatttaaaGTAGTAAAAACAGATTCTTCTAGCTTCATTATAATACATTTTGCTGGTGAGGTCATGTATAATTCTGCAGGATTTCTTGAAAAAAACAAAGATCAGTTATCTACTGATgctcaaaatattttattgcaGAGTAAAAACCATTATGTAGCCACtctttttgaaaaatacTTAAGAAGAAATGTAGatagaagaaaatttattactGTATCAAGCGAATTTAGGGAACAATTAAATTCATTAATGAAAAGAATTAGGGAAACAGAGCCTCATTTCATTAGATGTATTAAGCCAAATTCTCAAAACTTGCCTGATGTATTTGATCGAATATCAGTCAATGAGCAATTAAAATATGGAGGAGTTCTGCAAGCGATCAAAGTTAGTAGAGCAGGATATCCTGTCCGTTTATCTCATGCAGATTGTGTAAATGattataaaattcttttaaataaagaagataaaaaagaatttgaaAAGTATAATGATAAATCATGGCCTCAAAAAGCTAGTTTTGTCTTAAATAAATTGTATCACAGCCAAGTTATGCAAGAATATGTTAACaatttaaaaacattaaaggaaaaaaaagatgaagaaaatagtttttatggaaaatatactaaaaaaaataattcaaaaatagAACAAActaatgaaaaaaacaaaGATCAAATAAGCAAAGAAATAAATCATATTGATATTGATAATAGTAATATTAGAAATAAtgacatatataaaaaacaaaataatgaaaCAGAATTAATTTGGTCAGTAGGtaaaaatttatgtttttttaaaagtgatgcttttaatattttatcaaCATTAAGAAGTGATTTTCGATGTGCACAAGCCattattattcaaaaaaattataaatgttttgcacaaaaaaaattatataatctAATGAAAGTCAAAATTGTCATATTACAAAAATGGTTCAGGTATTTATTAGTTCGCGTAAGgaatgaaaaaatgaaaatggaAAAAGCTAAGGAACTTATATGTTTCTCAATATATGGCTATATtgttagaaaaaaatatttgcaTACAAGAAAATGTGCTGTTCTAATACAATCACATATAAGGAGATATCTcactttaaaattttataaagaatacaaagaaaattattatgcTAGCAAAATACAAGCATCATGGAAATCCTATAAAGAAAGattattttatcaaaatttaaaagtaGCTACTAGAAAAATTCAGTTAAAATGGAAAAGTGCATTAGCAAGAAGACAATTAAGAAGACTCAAAGAAGAAGCAAAGGAAGTAGGGTCCCTATTATCAAAAAATCAAGTTTTAAtgaaagaattaaaaaaagaaagaaatgataaaatagaaatagaAAACAAATTACTAAAAGCTTCCGCTAAAATTGATAAATTAacgaaaaaaatacaaaatctagaaaaaataaacaaaagtaacgaaaaaataattaaagatTTATTAGATAAAATATCCATTTTATCAAATAAAGAACTTAATGATTCATCAAAAACAGTatcaaaaaatgaatatgaaaGAAGTAAGACTTCAGAAAAAGGAATCATAGCAAGAGAAGAACATTACAATTCTATAGAAACTATATCGGCTAATAATAGTTCGATAAgcaaagaagaaaaattaaagttattaaacaaaataaaaaagctagaattagaaaataaagaatatataaaacaaaataccTCTTTAAATGATCGTTACAATAAGTTACTAAATTTACTTTCCCattttaaagataaaaataatactatGTCAGGTagattttattataattcatatataaataagtttaataaaacatatacttccctatataataatacattTTCAGATTCTAAAATAGATAACAATCAttcagaaaataaaaatgtatatagaAGGAATGATAGTTTAGTAGATATACTTATATGTGGTCCTAAAAAAGTAGGAAAAACAAGTTTGTTAGAAGATTTATTTGTTAGATTAGGAGATGAAATCAACTTAAATTTATTacgaaaaaataaaaaaaatcaatcCGAGGAATCAAATTCTATGAACTATAATacttatttaataaatcataaatctattaaaataaaaattgttgATTGTGGTTATTCATCTAATAGAAATGTAGAAGaatctctttttaattatataaagaattcCATATGTATAATTATTGTTTTTGATTCAACTAATAAAGATTCTATAAATCCTGCTTTGCACTTGCTACAAGAAGCATCCTTAattaatgttaaaaaaacaacaaaattatatttattggaaaatatatttaacgaaaaaattaatttaaacgTAAATACAAATGACGTTTCCTATGCTTTAAGAATAGCAAAAACATGTAATGCATATTATGTGAAAACACTAGACATATATGATATTGTAAATGACTATGCAAATGAAATAACATTGCATTCAAACTATTTTTTAGATAACTTcaataaagagaaaaatttGAAGGAAGATACTTATAATAGCATGAATAAAAGTAATTCCTTAGTTGATGATTCCGTTAGATTAAGTGATGCATTTTCCTCGATTGATAAgcataatgatataaaaaataaaaaggatgATTTAACTCTGCATAAAAATAGTATGTACTCAGTTGTAAATACATTAAAAGCATTTTGTGGAATtcaaaataagaaaaatcaGAATGTGCAATTATTAAGAGAATCATTgcctttaaataattatgtatataataataaaaaatataatacagAATTAGGTAAGGGACTGCAACCCGTTTATGAAATAACTTTAAAAGGTAATGTTCCTATTACTTATTTAGTTATCGGCCAAGattcaataaataaaaattatacattATTAGCAGTTGGTTGCAAAGATggaatcatttatatttataaatgctTTCGAACCAAATTAGAAATGAACAAcgattatttttatcaaaatgatgataattataattttccaaaaaatgataatatgaGTGATCAATTAAACAATGATTCAGCTAATGACGATAATTCCTTATCttctaaattattatcaaaattatCTGGTCATAAAAAAGCTATAACATGCatagttttttctttttcagaGGATAAAATTATATCCTCTTCTATTGATAGAACTATAAAAATATGGGAAGTATCTACAGGATTTCTATTAAAAGTATTTTCTGACTCATCAGCAACACTATcagttttattatttccaACAAActtagatatatttttatgttccAATTGTACTTCTTTATTAAGAATTGTAAATTTAAATAGCGGCCAGGTATATCAGAAAATCAAAGTGGAAAGTGAAATTAGGGCTTTAGAAATGGATGATACATGCTTAAATATATTTGCTGGATCAAAAAACGGAACTATATATGTATTAGAAGTGATTTATAATGAACGAGTAGAAATTAAATTtcgttttcttttttcattatcacCTATAACATGTATAAAATTTGTTCCAAGGCGTTCTGTTAAAGCTTCTCCTTGTATAATTGTCAATTCATGTGATAATCACATCGGAATAATAGAATGTATATATGGAAATAAAGGAATATTAACAACTTTATCAGTTAAACATAGAATAAGAATAAACCATGCATTACTTCCTATTAGAAATTGTTATTCGAAATATGGAGGTGGTTGGTTAATGTCTGGTTCTGAGGatggaaatatatatatttgttcaTTGTTACCTCAATCAAATTATAAgctaatttttttgaaacaTCATAAGgtaagaaaaaagaaaagaaaaaaaaaaaaaaattttaactaattatttattttatttttttaggcACCTGTTATGGCCGTGGTCGTAAATGACATTGATACGTTAATGATTTCTGGAGATTCTAAAGGAAATATTGTCTTTTGGAGAAGATCCTttgtataataatattttttatatttttgtctttttgtttactaattttttttttttcattatttcattttgttttatcttattttttttaattgaagaAATATAATAGTAAAACATTATtcattctatatatatattttttttttttttaataatatatcatATAACAGAATCACATCTAAATTTTAAACAATATTcccatttattaaaaataactttaaacATTTTTGAAAGGTTAATTATACAACTCATATTTTGTAACTTTcgcttttttttaatataatcacggaaaaataaaaataaattttcaattGTAAAAAATccatattatatttttatatcttttatacAAAATATGATGCAATTTTTACGTATaatcattttattatattattgacatatatttctttatgtaataaaacaaaattggTATgctatattataataatttattttcaatgaaaataaataaaatataaaaaagtagTGCAATTTTGTGATATACTTTATTGTCTTCTTTTTTGTTACCATTTAGTTTTTATaaatctcttttttttttttttctttacagatttttatattagtatttttttgactttttctataaatagaacttaaatttttattttattatattctgtATAATATGTAccgaatttttttttttttttctatttacacataaatttaatgtattcttgtaaaaatttcatataaatttttttttttcaaatatatatgaattataataatttttattttaagaaatacatataataattattacattaattataaaaaaaaatagttcaattatatatatatatataaatattatatttataaaatttataatattttttttataaatattatttttctacTTTATAGAAActtcattttctttcatacttttaatttttactacaacataaaaaatataacgaAATCTCACTAAAATGTTTAACAATTAAAGTTAGTCGTGAaagttatttattaaattataaatacgtacaattaaaaaaaaaaaaattttaattttatcaatGCTTAAATTTCTTGAATTCAGATTAATTTTTAGCAAAATAAAgtatttgaaaaataaattcacCTTAAAATTGTTTGTTAAtatttcaatatatttttaaccCTTGTGAGTTATTTTATCAAattcattaatttattttattttattttattaagttttaattaaatttatcatatttgtaaaaaatgAATGTAATTTTCAACAGAATAAAAGTATCATAGGTACTAAGTTTGtaggaaaatatattttttcttaaatataaataaaaggaaaaaaaaaaaacaaaatgtaattataatgaaaaaagaatgtTGAAAAAACtaacaaaaacaaaattacaattataaataagaaatatactACATATTTGTAAATATGTAACatgtaaaataattataaataagaaacagattaattatttatgagcaatttataaaataataataaataggAAATACATGAAACAGCtttaaataacataaatatatttatatacgtatatatttacatatatatatatatatatatatatatatatatatatatatatatatatatatatatatatatataaatttttaataaaataatttcttaaTTCTCTTCTATGCATAgaagaattaataaaaaaaattcatttgtTGATAAATATTGGGCATTTTCAAAATGAATAAGAATATTGATATGGAAGAATTAAGAAATTTAATCCAGGAAAATAGTATGAAGAAACGGTTCGTAAAGGATATAAAGAATAATTGcgaaataaaaagtataaaatttGGAATTATGagtaaagaagaaataataaaatattcagaagtaaaaattttaaatagagAGATGTATAAAAACAATAGTGGAATTCCTTATCCATATGGTGTTTTAGATTTAAAATTAGGTGCTCATAAAAGTAACGCTATTTGCGAAACTTGCAACAAAAATCTTATAAACTGCTCAGGTCACTTTGGATATATAGAATTAAATTATCCAGTTTTTCATATAggttattataaatatataatccATATATTGTATTGCATTTGCAAAAACTGCTCTAATTTATTATTgccaaaagaaaaaatagaatttttttctaatttaaaaaaaaaaaatccagaagattctttttataaaagacatttatttaaaagaatattaaatCTCTGTAAAAAAGTGAACAAATGTTATAAATGTGGAAGTGCACAAggtgtaataaaaaaagtaattaaaCCAAGTTTGGACCAATTCATGAAATTAAAACAcattttaaaagtaaaagaaaatggGAAAATGGttataaaagaagaagatttaaatagtttatatgtattaaaactatttaaaaatattaatccTTTTCatgtaaaattattaaatatagaaaatccCGAAAAGTTAATTATAACAGCTCTCTTGGTTCCACCCAATACAATTCGTCCATCTGTTATAATTGACGAACACGGGACAGCAGAAGATGACTTAACATGTATATTGTCAGAAATAACTCaattaaataatacaatAAATAGTCAATGCACAAATGGATATCAGACAAATCAATTTTTAGGTAATGTAGAATTTTTACAATTGCAAATTACAAGGTTTATAAACAGTGATTCTCCTGCGGTTTCTCAACTATTAGCTACACAAAACATTTCCAAACCAGGTAGAGGAATATGCCAAAGattaaaaggaaaagaaGGAAGATTTCGATGTAATTTATCAGGTAAACGAGTGGATTTTTCAAGTAGAACTGTCATATCACCTGATCCAAATATATCCATTGATGAAGTGGTCATTCCCAAAATTATTGCTATGCGATTAACTTATCCAGAAACagttaataaatataatatagataaattaaaaatgttaataCGGAATGGGTCTAATAAATGGCCTGGTGCTAAttacattataaaaaaaaatattgatactAATTATCAATCGAATAATAACATTTTTGATgtcataaaaaattatatcaacaaaaaaaataacgaAGACATTAATGAAGAACGTA harbors:
- the MyoC gene encoding myosin C, putative; translated protein: MESLNKCVIGTKIFIKDKNKVWASAEIIKEEDANIVVKTEDDEIIKLKDNDEFYLRNLDIFDSSGLSAPSDLTQLTHLHEASILHSLNLRFDIDEIYTFTGPILIAVNPFKTIKNLYCDNILAKHVQPIKSKSPHIFATSNSAYLGMCNNNKSQTILISGESGAGKTESTKYVMKFLACAGSDIKKRSLIESQVLESNPLLEAFGNARTLRNDNSSRFGKYIELQFSLDNRNYIKGKLCGAKILTYLLEKVRVCDQQEGERNYHIFYQMCKAAQFAKENKEKENFYFFPSTTKFKNMNNVKPMELNLTNFKSHIHFRYLTKSSVYELNEIDELEQFESTIYAMQTIGISEEEQYQIFKVLEGILYIGNILFNNDENKEEAKILEVSDDDLKKAAFFLDVNEEKLRDSLCYKTIIANDEHYKKPINSNIANDIRDALARAIYGCLFLKVVERTNESIGFIKDINLFCGVLDIFGFESFPVNSFEQLCINYTNECLQQFFNNFIFKCEEKLYIEEGIKWNPLDFPDNKDCVDILESKPFGIFSMLDEECHIPSGKDKTFCSKITTKHTNNKRFKVVKTDSSSFIIIHFAGEVMYNSAGFLEKNKDQLSTDAQNILLQSKNHYVATLFEKYLRRNVDRRKFITVSSEFREQLNSLMKRIRETEPHFIRCIKPNSQNLPDVFDRISVNEQLKYGGVLQAIKVSRAGYPVRLSHADCVNDYKILLNKEDKKEFEKYNDKSWPQKASFVLNKLYHSQVMQEYVNNLKTLKEKKDEENSFYGKYTKKNNSKIEQTNEKNKDQISKEINHIDIDNSNIRNNDIYKKQNNETELIWSVGKNLCFFKSDAFNILSTLRSDFRCAQAIIIQKNYKCFAQKKLYNLMKVKIVILQKWFRYLLVRVRNEKMKMEKAKELICFSIYGYIVRKKYLHTRKCAVLIQSHIRRYLTLKFYKEYKENYYASKIQASWKSYKERLFYQNLKVATRKIQLKWKSALARRQLRRLKEEAKEVGSLLSKNQVLMKELKKERNDKIEIENKLLKASAKIDKLTKKIQNLEKINKSNEKIIKDLLDKISILSNKELNDSSKTVSKNEYERSKTSEKGIIAREEHYNSIETISANNSSISKEEKLKLLNKIKKLELENKEYIKQNTSLNDRYNKLLNLLSHFKDKNNTMSGRFYYNSYINKFNKTYTSLYNNTFSDSKIDNNHSENKNVYRRNDSLVDILICGPKKVGKTSLLEDLFVRLGDEINLNLLRKNKKNQSEESNSMNYNTYLINHKSIKIKIVDCGYSSNRNVEESLFNYIKNSICIIIVFDSTNKDSINPALHLLQEASLINVKKTTKLYLLENIFNEKINLNVNTNDVSYALRIAKTCNAYYVKTLDIYDIVNDYANEITLHSNYFLDNFNKEKNLKEDTYNSMNKSNSLVDDSVRLSDAFSSIDKHNDIKNKKDDLTLHKNSMYSVVNTLKAFCGIQNKKNQNVQLLRESLPLNNYVYNNKKYNTELGKGLQPVYEITLKGNVPITYLVIGQDSINKNYTLLAVGCKDGIIYIYKCFRTKLEMNNDYFYQNDDNYNFPKNDNMSDQLNNDSANDDNSLSSKLLSKLSGHKKAITCIVFSFSEDKIISSSIDRTIKIWEVSTGFLLKVFSDSSATLSVLLFPTNLDIFLCSNCTSLLRIVNLNSGQVYQKIKVESEIRALEMDDTCLNIFAGSKNGTIYVLEVIYNERVEIKFRFLFSLSPITCIKFVPRRSVKASPCIIVNSCDNHIGIIECIYGNKGILTTLSVKHRIRINHALLPIRNCYSKYGGGWLMSGSEDGNIYICSLLPQSNYKLIFLKHHKAPVMAVVVNDIDTLMISGDSKGNIVFWRRSFV